A part of Rhinatrema bivittatum chromosome 16, aRhiBiv1.1, whole genome shotgun sequence genomic DNA contains:
- the LOC115078408 gene encoding olfactory receptor 5V1-like, with amino-acid sequence MSPRNDSAVTEFLILGFSDLPGLRVPLFLLFLLVYLFTLAGNLLIVAVICTDSHLHTPMYFFLCNLSVLDASSSSVSLPKLLDILATQNKSIAFSACMLQQYFCSSLTATEYFLLAAMAYDRYAAICDPLHYTVLMSKKLSALLAAGCWVSMFLDSAIFMVFFSKLNFCGANQINHVFCDIAALLQLACSNTRTVELYVLVQLVLIMFGPFLLTLASYGCVVAAILKIRSAEGRRKAFSTCFSQLTVVILFYVTLFCMYMRPKSMFSAGLDKVFSLLYIALIPMLNPMIYSLRNKDVKDALVKLRNRCSKKCLAYAR; translated from the coding sequence ATGAGCCCCAGAAATGATTCGGCGGTGACGGAGTTCCTCATCCTGGGTTTCTCAGACCTCCCCGGGCTGCGAGTGcctctgttcctcctcttcctgctcgTGTACCTGTTCACCCTGGCAGGTAACCTCCTCATCGTGGCGGTGATCTGCACTGACTcccacctgcacacccccatgtacttcttcctctgCAACCTCTCCGTCCTGgacgcctcctcctcctctgtcagcCTCCCCAAGCTGCTAGACATCCTGGCGACCCAGAACAAAAGCATCGCCTTCTCTGCCTGCATGCTGCAGCAATACTTTTGTTCATCTCTGACCGCCACCGAATACTTCCTACTGGCTGCCATGGCCTACGATCGCTACGCCGCCATCTGCGACCCCTTGCACTACACTGTCCTGATGAGCAAGAAGCTCTCTGCCCTGCTGGCAGCCGGCTGCTGGGTCTCTATGTTCCTGGACAGCGCCATCTTCATGGtcttcttctccaagctaaacttCTGTGGAGCCAACCAGATCAACCACGTCTTCTGCGACATTGCCGCGTTGCTGCAGCTGGCCTGCAGCAACACCCGCACAGTCGAGCTCTACGTGCTCGTGCAGTTGGTGCTCATCATGTTCGGCCCCTTCCTGCTGACTCTGGCCTCCTACGGCTGCGtcgtggcagccatcttgaaaatCCGTTCTGCTGAAGGGAGGcgcaaggccttctccacctgcttcTCCCAACTCACGGTCGTTATTCTCTTCTACGTCACCCTCTTCTGCATGTACATGAGGCCCAAGTCAATGTTTTCCGCAGGCCTGGACAAAGTCTTCTCCCTACTGTACATAGCTCTGATCCCCATGCTGAATCCCATGATTTACAGCCTGAGGAACAAAGACGTGAAGGACGCCCTGGTAAAACTCCGCAACAGATGCAGCAAGAAGTGCTTAGCATATGCACGATAG
- the LOC115078409 gene encoding olfactory receptor 5B21-like, with the protein MSPRNDSAVTDFLILGFSDLPGLRVPLFLLFLLVYLFTLAGNLLILAAICTDSHLHTPMYFFLCNLSVLDICYLSVTIPKLLTISLTGSKNISFSGCMAQLYFFMSFASVEYFVLAAMAYDRYAAICNPLRYSLVMGKRICVMMATAAWLVGFLDSVVILFFISRLDFCDSNEIDHFFCDVAPLLLLSCSDTRSIQLVIFIEGAMVIIGSFLLTLASYVHIISAIFRIHSAEGRRKAFSTCTSHITTVTVFYSSIICAYMRPSGAYSLELSKLLAMLYTAMIPMLNPIIYSMRNKDVKGAFRKIRAQSIANCRTSPKH; encoded by the coding sequence ATGAGCCCCAGAAATGATTCGGCGGTGACGGACTTCCTCATCCTGGGTTTCTCAGACCTCCCCGGGCTGCGAGTGCCCctgttcctcctcttcctgctcgTGTACCTGTTCACCCTGGCAGGTAACCTCCTCATCTTGGCGGCGATCTGCACTGACTcccacctgcacacccccatgtacttcttcctgtGCAACCTCTCCGTCCTGGACATCTGTTACCTGTCAGTTACCATCCCCAAACTGCTGACCATCTCTCTCACCGGATCAAAGAACATCTCTTTCTCTGGATGCATGGCACAGCTTTACTTCTTCATGTCCTTTGCCAGCGTGGAGTACTTCGTCCTTGCCGCTATGGCGTATGACCGCtacgcagccatctgcaaccccTTGCGCTACTCGCTTGTCATGGGCAAGAGAATCTGTGTTATGATGGCCACTGCCGCATGGCTTGTGGGCTTCCTGGACTCTGTGGTCATCCTGTTCTTCATCTCTAGGTTGGACTTCTGTGACTCCAATGAGATTGACCACTTCTTCTGTGATGTCGCCCCCTTACTGCTACTTTCTTGCAGTGACACTCGCAGCATTCAGCTTGTCATATTCATTGAAGGGGCGATGGTAATAATTGGCTCTTTCCTGCTCACCCTGGCGTCTTATGTCCACATCATCTCCGCCATCTTCAGAATCCACTCTGCAGAGGGGAGACGCAAGGCCTTCAGCACCTGCACCTCCCATATCACCACTGTGACTGTCTTCTACAGTAGCATAATCTGCGCATATATGAGGCCATCAGGAGCATATTCGCTGGAGCTGAGTAAACTCTTAGCCATGCTCTACACGGCCATGATCCCCATGCTGAATCCCATTATTTACAGCATGAGGAACAAAGACGTCAAAGGAGCCTTCAGGAAAATAAGAGCCCAGTCTATTGCGAATTGTCGAACTTCTCCAAAACACTGA